In Ascochyta rabiei chromosome 11, complete sequence, the following are encoded in one genomic region:
- a CDS encoding Beta-mannosidase, with product MAKAQVLTSHRLSDGWTFKQADDTAEDAWMSVKTVPTNVHLDLIEHGKIPDPFLGFNELKAEWVADKAWTYKLSLPKVQEAKDSTVHSLTFDGLDTFATVKLNGEIILESDNMFIPHRVDVTKRLKPEVENTLEIDFKSARLEAIKIREAHPEHTWVGFNGDMSRLAVRKAQYHWGWDWGPILNTCGPWREVRLETYQARLEDVRVDYKLDESLKSVKGTISAVVEGTSAKSVTFQVQDGDKQVFRETASVSNGVAKVEFHVNNPKLWYPHGYGKQPLYKVTATVSANDVNLHSITRRTGFRKGELVQEPDKIGKTFFFRINGVDVFCGGSDWIPADNFTPRITEDKYRKWLEMMVDGYQVMIRVWGGGIWEEDIFYELCDELGILVWQDFMFGCGNYPAFPEILRSIKEECISNVARLRHHPSLVIYAGNNEDYQVQESFGLTYNYEDKDPESWLKTDFPARYIYEKILPEAVAAESPHIPYHPGSPWGDGLKTSNTTVGDMHQWNVWHGTQEKYQIFDTLGGRFNSEFGMEAFPHIDTIRYYCTDPTQLFPQSHMLDFHNKADGHERRIATYLVENFRTKTDLEAFIHLTQLSQAEALMFGYRGWRRQWGQERFCGGALVWQLNDCWPVTSWSIVDYFQRKKPAYYAMRRVLAPIAVAVKRAHFDWSVVHARVPPKSDFELWVACQKQERVKATVELRFISIKTGKEIKDRVVKEDIILVQNGTTDVLSGTIDNINEEPHVLAARIWVGGEVVSRDVDWPQPLKYLDFDDRGLEVVPQGNTILVKAAKPTKGLVFEERSGVLVHDSAIDVVPGDEQIIKVRGLVKQDEPLKWRYLGKD from the exons ATGGCAAAAGCTCAGGTTCTAACATCCCACCGTCTTTCTGATGGCTGGACATTCAAGCAAGCAGATGATACAGCCGAAGATGCCTGGATGTCGGTCAAGACAGTCCCAACGAATGTTCACTTGGACCTGATTGAGCATGGAAA AATACCGGACCCATTCCTAGGCTTCAATGAACTGAAGGCAGAGTGGGTTGCTGACAAGGCCTGGACATACAAACTCTCACTACCTAAAGTCCAAGAGGCGAAAGATAGCACGGTTCATTCCCTGACTTTCGACGGCCTCGACACGTTTGCAACTGTCAAGCTCAATGGAGAAATCATTCTCGAAAGCGACAACATGTTCATCCCGCATCGCGTTGATGTCACAAAACGGCTGAAGCCGGAAGTGGAAAACACCCTAGAGATAGACTTCAAATCAGCACGCTTGGAAGCGATCAAAATTCGAGAAGCACATCCTGAACATACCTGGGTAGGTTTCAACGGCGATATGTCGCGACTCGCGGTCAGGAAAGCACAGTACCATTGGGGCTGGGACTGGGGCCCAATACTCAATACGTGCGGTCCGTGGCGTGAAGTACGACTTGAAACCTATCAAGCTCGTTTGGAGGACGTACGGGTCGACTACAAGCTAGACGAAAGTCTGAAGTCCGTAAAGGGTACTATCTCAGCGGTGGTTGAGGGCACGTCGGCGAAGAGTGTGACATTCCAAGTACAGGACGGCGACAAACAGGTGTTCAGAGAAACTGCCAGTGTCAGCAATGGAGTAGCCAAAGTTGAGTTTCACGTAAACAACCCAAAGTTGTGGTACCCACACGGCTACGGTAAGCAACCGCTTTACAAAGTCACAGCAACAGTATCAGCCAACGATGTCAATCTGCACTCGATCACACGCCGTACCGGCTTCCGCAAAGGAGAGCTGGTTCAAGAGCCTGATAAGATTGGAAAGACGTTCTTCTTCCGCATTAACGGCGTCGACGTTTTCTGTGGTGGCTCGGATTGGATTCCTGCAGACAACTTTACGCCAAGAATCACTGAAGACAAGTACCGAAAGTGGTTGGAGATGATGGTTGATGGATATCAGGTCATGATCAGAGTATGGGGTGGGGGTATCTGGGAAGAAGACATTTTCTACGAACTCTGCGACGAGCTTGGCATCTTGGTATGGCAAGACTTTATGTTTGGCTGCGGCAACTATCCTGCATTCCCTGAGATCTTGAGGTCGATCAAGGAAGAGTGCATCTCGAATGTAGCTCGACTACGACATCATCCTTCACTTGTTATCTATGCCGGTAACAACGAAGACTATCAAGTGCAGGAGTCATTTGGGTTGACGTACAACTACGAGGACAAGGACCCAGAGAGCTGGCTCAAAACCGACTTCCCCGCTAGATACATCTACGAGAAG ATCCTTCCTGAAGCCGTCGCTGCCGAAAGCCCACACATACCCTACCACCCAGGTTCACCCTGGGGTGACGGACTGAAAACCTCGAACACTACAGTCGGAGATATGCATCAATGGAACGTATGGCACGGTACACAAGAGAAGTACCAAATCTTTGACACGCTGGGTGGCCGGTTCAACAGCGAGTTTGGGATGGAGGCATTTCCCCACATCGACACCATCAGATACTACTGCACTGATCCCACACAGCTTTTCCCTCAAAGTCACATGTTGGATTTTCACAACAAAGCAGATGGCCATGAGCGAAGAATCGCGACGTACCTTGTGGAGAACTTCCGCACTAAGACAGATCTCGAG GCGTTCATCCATCTTACCCAGTTGTCCCAGGCTGAAGCTTTGATGTTCGGCTACCGAGGTTGGAGGCGACAGTGGGGCCAAGAGCGTTTCTGCGGAGGCGCTCTTGTGTGGCAGCTTAACGACTGCTGGCCAGTGACATCATGGTCCATTGTCGACTACTTCCAGCGAAAGAAGCCAGCTTATTACGCTATGCGCCGTGTTCTCGCGCCCATAGCCGTTGCAGTCAAGCGTGCGCACTTCGATTGGAGCGTCGTACATGCACGAGTCCCACCCAAGAGCGACTTCGAGTTGTGGGTTGCATGTCAAAAGCAAGAACGAGTGAAGGCAACGGTGGAGCTGAGATTCATCAGCATAAAGACCGGCAAAGAGATCAAGGACAGAGTTGTGAAGGAAGATATCATCCTGGTCCAAAACGGTACAACCGATGTGCTGTCAGGCACCATCGACAATATTAATGAGGAGCCACACGTGCTTGCAGCGCGCATATGGGTCGGTGGCGAGGTGGTGTCGAGAGATGTTGATTGGCCACAGCCATTGAAGTACCTTGACTTTGATGATCGTGGCCTTGAGGTTGTGCCTCAGGGCAACACAATCCTGGTCAAGGCGGCTAAGCCTACAAAGGGTCTTGTCTTTGAGGAAAGATCGGGTGTACTCGTCCATGACAGTGCAATCGACGTGGTTCCCGGCGATGAACAGATCATCAAAGTGCGAGGGCTGGTTAAACAGGATGAGCCTCTGAAGTGGAGATATCTGGGCAAAGACTGA